Proteins encoded together in one Lathamus discolor isolate bLatDis1 chromosome 3, bLatDis1.hap1, whole genome shotgun sequence window:
- the LOC136010044 gene encoding serine/arginine repetitive matrix protein 3-like, protein MLRWRYSPRGREARQACGRSALTVAAIHQPSEPRGGRNPPAFGSPAASPRLRSAPTRLGSRGPARSGGGRRRRGKAGRRPPGAGAAPQKQPQRGNAVALSGEGACGAGAGGGCGEKLPRFGLWSEGTEAERSIFPHDHGGQRGRERSVPLSSRRGRGKALALPPVRFAPWMRSPWPGKGDDMSAERGGGHDQPLSRGVAPSPRFRSREQRQCRPPG, encoded by the exons ATGTTGCGCTGGCGGTATTCGCCGCGCGGGAGAGAGGCAAGGCAGGCGTGCGGCCGCAGCGCTCTGACTGTGGCTGCAATTCACCAGCCCTCCGAGCCGAGAGGGGGGCGCAATCCGCCCGCGTttggcagccctgctgcctcGCCTCGGCTTCGCTCGGCTCCCACCCGCCTGGGTTCCCGAGGCCCGGCGCGGAGCGGAGGTGGAAGGCGGAGGAGAGGGAAGGCCGGCCGGCGTCCGCCGGGTGCCGGCGCCGCTCCGCAGAAGCAGCCGCAGCGCGGTAACGCCGTGGCGTTGAGCGGCGAGGGTGCCTGCGGGGCTGGAGCAGGTGGTGGCTGCGGAGAAAAGCTGCCCCGCTTTGGGCTGTGGTCGGAGGGCACCGAGGCGGAG CGGAGCATTTTCCCACACGACCACGGCGGGCAGCGCGGAAGGGAGCGCAGCGTGCCGCTCAGCTCCCGACGCGGGCGAGGCAAAGCGCTAGCCCTGCCTCCCGTGCGCTTCGCTCCTTGGATGCGCTCGCCGTGGCCGGGGAAAGGGGACGACATG AGCGCGGAGCGGGGAGGCGGTCACGATCAGCCTCTCAGCCGCGGCGTGGCTCCTTCACCACGCTTCCGCAGCCGGGAGCAGCGGCAGTGCCGGCCGCCTGGGTGA